A window of the Diabrotica undecimpunctata isolate CICGRU chromosome 1, icDiaUnde3, whole genome shotgun sequence genome harbors these coding sequences:
- the LOC140436066 gene encoding uncharacterized protein, whose translation MDGKGFESWFEKTLPKLEANSVIVMDNASYHSRKSEKIPTTSSRKADIQEWLHLKSIPFDDSLLKVQLLALVNQHKKQYDKYVIDEMAKSQNKIVLRLPPYHCELNPIELIWADIKNYVAAKTTTFKFADMKNLFDEALSTITPQKWKNCVQHVTQKVEPKMWELDNLVEARVDSIIINPDDDSTSSFSE comes from the coding sequence atggatGGAAAAGGTTTTGAGAGTTGGTTTGAAAAAACGTTACCCAAATTGGAAGCAAATTCTGtgattgtaatggacaatgcgtcGTATCATTCCAGAAAATCTGAAAAGATCCCCACCACCTCTTCTAGAAAAGCGGATATCCAAGAATGGCTACATCTAAAAAGCATCCCCTTTGACGACTCACTTCTCAAAGTGCAACTTTTAGCACTTGTTAATCAACATAAAAAACAGTATGATAAATACGTCATCGACGAAATGgcgaaaagtcaaaataaaattgttttaagatTGCCACCATATCACTGTGAGTTGAATCCCATAGAACTGATATGGGCagatataaaaaattatgtagcagcTAAAACTACAACTTTTAAGTTTGCCGAcatgaaaaatttatttgatgaaGCTCTATCCACCATAACTCcgcaaaaatggaaaaattgtgTACAGCATGTTACCCAAAAGGTGGAACCAAAAATGTGGGAGTTAGATAATTTAGTAGAAGCCAGAGTAGATTCAATTATAATAAACCCTGACGATGATAGTACATCAAgtttctcagaataa